In Paraburkholderia sp. BL10I2N1, a single genomic region encodes these proteins:
- a CDS encoding conjugal transfer protein TrbC, with amino-acid sequence MTKHLQTSLARLRDGGRNLAVRLFSRKEIRTTLIAAGLAGFTPMASAVDMTDLGPAADVICLISSYVSGPWLYCIGIVLIIIGAVAIANSESSIGKMISSVLVGLGLAACAIPIVKDHLKINYTCA; translated from the coding sequence ATGACGAAGCACCTTCAAACGAGCCTCGCCCGACTGCGGGACGGCGGCCGCAATCTGGCAGTCCGGCTCTTCAGCCGCAAGGAAATCCGCACGACGCTGATCGCGGCAGGCCTGGCCGGGTTCACACCGATGGCATCGGCCGTCGATATGACGGACCTCGGTCCCGCAGCAGACGTGATCTGTCTGATTTCGTCGTATGTGAGCGGTCCGTGGCTGTACTGCATCGGCATCGTGCTGATCATCATCGGTGCCGTGGCGATCGCGAATTCGGAAAGCAGCATCGGCAAGATGATTTCCTCGGTACTGGTCGGTCTGGGTCTCGCGGCGTGCGCGATCCCGATCGTCAAGGATCACCTCAAGATCAATTACACGTGTGCGTAA
- a CDS encoding H-NS family nucleoid-associated regulatory protein, with protein sequence MKGKIADGEARERLIIWIRRRMDEFGITPDALAASIQHDLDNQPKYRDAKGNDWNGLGDMPDWLRAARNAGVDPDFFRIGQNSEPEPEPKLKRSSTQYVQADLFD encoded by the coding sequence ATGAAGGGAAAAATCGCCGACGGCGAGGCACGCGAGCGGCTCATTATCTGGATCCGTCGACGCATGGATGAGTTTGGCATCACGCCCGATGCGCTCGCCGCGTCCATCCAGCACGACCTCGATAACCAGCCGAAATACCGCGACGCGAAAGGCAACGACTGGAACGGTCTGGGCGACATGCCGGACTGGCTTCGCGCGGCCAGGAATGCCGGCGTCGATCCAGACTTCTTCCGCATCGGGCAGAACTCCGAGCCGGAACCGGAACCGAAGCTCAAGCGCTCCAGCACGCAATACGTGCAGGCCGACCTCTTCGACTGA
- a CDS encoding ATPase, T2SS/T4P/T4SS family, whose product MTDAAENPLLKVRPLEESAVRMFFESLKAIREPLKAPDVSEIMINDFNNVWVEQRGRMRRLDISLNQATLQGAIHALAASVEKSAHAGTAQGIINAGHNNLRIAAVMRPTSIDGDALSIRKHRDKNLTLNDYVSMGAFSLENARKEVEHNFFPAGAQDAALRDALAAMVRARRNVLVAGGTSSGKTTFLNALNGEIPEDERVITIEDTMELKVTAPNRVRLLSNADAEVTTQLLVALCLRFRPDRIIVGEVRGGEAYHFIQALSTGHDGGMGSIHANDARGGLSRLESLAMLGIPAGSRWELADMRKAVADCFHYVVHMKRTGELRHISEIVEIKGFRDGDYILKRVF is encoded by the coding sequence ATGACCGATGCTGCCGAAAACCCCCTGCTCAAGGTGCGCCCGCTTGAAGAAAGCGCGGTGCGAATGTTCTTCGAGTCGCTCAAGGCGATCCGCGAGCCGCTCAAAGCGCCCGACGTGTCCGAAATCATGATCAATGATTTCAACAACGTGTGGGTCGAACAGCGTGGCCGGATGCGCCGGCTGGATATTTCGCTGAACCAGGCCACGCTCCAGGGCGCCATCCACGCGCTCGCCGCGTCGGTGGAAAAGTCGGCGCACGCCGGCACCGCCCAGGGAATTATCAACGCGGGTCACAACAACCTGCGGATCGCGGCGGTCATGCGGCCGACGTCCATCGACGGGGACGCACTCTCGATCCGCAAGCACCGCGACAAGAACCTGACGCTAAACGACTACGTCAGCATGGGCGCCTTCTCCCTCGAGAACGCCCGCAAGGAAGTGGAGCACAACTTTTTCCCGGCTGGTGCGCAGGATGCCGCGCTTCGCGACGCACTGGCCGCGATGGTGCGCGCACGCCGCAACGTGCTGGTCGCCGGCGGCACGTCCTCGGGAAAGACGACGTTCCTGAATGCGTTGAACGGGGAAATTCCTGAGGACGAACGGGTGATCACCATCGAGGACACGATGGAACTGAAGGTCACCGCGCCCAACCGCGTCCGGCTGCTTTCCAATGCCGACGCAGAAGTCACGACGCAACTGCTCGTGGCGCTCTGTCTTCGCTTCCGGCCCGATCGGATCATCGTCGGGGAAGTGCGCGGCGGGGAAGCCTACCACTTCATTCAGGCACTGAGCACCGGCCACGACGGCGGCATGGGATCGATACACGCCAACGATGCGCGCGGCGGTCTGAGCCGTCTGGAGAGTCTGGCGATGCTCGGCATTCCGGCCGGTAGCCGCTGGGAACTCGCTGACATGCGCAAGGCCGTCGCCGACTGTTTCCACTACGTCGTGCACATGAAACGCACCGGCGAGCTGCGCCATATCTCGGAGATCGTCGAGATCAAGGGATTCAGGGACGGGGACTACATCCTCAAACGTGTTTTTTAA
- a CDS encoding ATP-binding protein: MNARVNAAASVAASQPAANQVTAPQLTHLLTAYVPARLPVLITGRPGIGKSDIVEQVARATGHALLISHPVVEDPTDSKGLPFPSVDGRTAHHLPFGDLELAVNSTTPLIWFLDDLGQASPAVQAAKMQLLLARRIGSHVLPDHVTFVAATNRRSDNAGVTGILDPVISRFATVVQLISTIQDWSAWAVRHNVPAELIAFLRFRPDLLSVQKTTRDIENSPSPRSWGFLGKTMKVVPKSLELISYAGSVGESAATELLAFLGIYRELPSPDAILLSPDTAMIPETPAALFAVSTALAAHATEGNFDRVLTYNDRLIDAGHREFGALLARDAIRRTPELQNTHAFIRAQGGPLGEIIRG, translated from the coding sequence ATGAACGCACGTGTCAATGCCGCAGCATCTGTCGCCGCCAGTCAGCCCGCAGCCAATCAGGTCACTGCACCGCAGCTGACGCACCTGCTCACGGCCTATGTTCCGGCCCGTCTGCCGGTGCTCATCACCGGCCGTCCTGGTATCGGCAAGAGCGACATCGTGGAACAGGTTGCGCGAGCAACCGGTCACGCTCTGCTCATCAGCCATCCGGTGGTCGAAGACCCGACCGACTCGAAAGGCCTGCCGTTTCCGTCTGTCGACGGCAGGACGGCGCATCACCTTCCGTTCGGCGATCTCGAACTGGCCGTGAACAGCACGACGCCCCTGATCTGGTTTCTGGATGATCTGGGTCAGGCATCGCCGGCGGTTCAGGCGGCCAAGATGCAACTGCTGCTCGCGCGGCGAATCGGCAGTCATGTGCTGCCCGATCACGTCACGTTTGTTGCGGCGACCAACCGGCGCAGCGACAACGCTGGCGTCACGGGCATCCTCGACCCGGTTATCTCGCGATTCGCGACGGTCGTGCAGCTGATCTCAACGATCCAGGACTGGTCGGCATGGGCGGTACGTCACAACGTGCCGGCCGAGCTGATTGCGTTCCTGCGTTTCCGCCCGGACCTGCTCTCCGTGCAGAAGACCACGCGTGATATCGAAAACTCGCCGAGCCCGCGCAGCTGGGGCTTTCTGGGCAAGACGATGAAGGTGGTGCCGAAGTCGCTTGAACTGATCTCATACGCGGGGTCGGTCGGAGAGTCTGCGGCGACCGAGCTGCTCGCGTTCCTGGGTATCTATCGCGAGTTGCCGTCGCCCGATGCGATCCTGCTGTCGCCGGACACGGCGATGATTCCCGAGACGCCGGCGGCGCTCTTCGCGGTGAGCACGGCGCTGGCGGCACACGCAACCGAAGGCAACTTCGACCGCGTGCTGACGTACAACGACCGGCTGATCGACGCGGGTCACCGCGAATTCGGCGCGTTACTCGCCCGGGATGCCATCCGGCGCACGCCGGAACTGCAGAACACGCACGCATTTATCCGTGCGCAGGGCGGTCCGCTCGGCGAAATCATCCGGGGCTGA
- a CDS encoding VirB3 family type IV secretion system protein — protein sequence MRKPTRVSRSLSLPRQMGGADRGLAIANGTLTALLCYSSMTPTFLVVGIAVHWLLRWKTSRDPWWKEVLVVYNRYPDIHEPDVSARFAARFKRPYGFDQDLPC from the coding sequence GTGCGTAAGCCCACGCGTGTGAGCCGGTCGCTGTCGCTGCCCCGCCAGATGGGTGGCGCTGACCGGGGACTGGCCATTGCGAACGGAACGCTGACCGCGCTGCTTTGCTACAGCAGCATGACGCCGACCTTTCTCGTCGTTGGCATCGCTGTTCACTGGCTCCTGCGGTGGAAGACGTCGCGCGACCCCTGGTGGAAAGAGGTGCTCGTCGTCTACAACCGATACCCGGATATTCACGAGCCTGACGTATCGGCCAGGTTCGCCGCCCGGTTCAAGCGGCCATATGGATTTGATCAGGACCTGCCATGCTGA
- a CDS encoding VWA-like domain-containing protein has protein sequence MDPRISKQRTALVLDQPFFGALALRLKVIEDPSCTTFWTDSVSIGYNPTYLASLNDLETRGVLAHEVLHVANGHCWRQGDRDSDLWNDACDHAINPIIVDAGMLLPKGVLMDARFRGMSAEEIYGILAQEKRQKQKQQGEGQKDGGKPGGQSGQQAGDPPGGSSPPQSANGANTPSEGSDPAASADTAPSCGEVRQYAADDRAKQEAEWKVAVHQAAKAAQMRGGMPGALQGMIAQAVEPAVDWRAILHRFAQESSPTDYSFAMPNRRYLHMRLYLPSLHEPAVGDGVFVRDASGSVWDETQAQFAAEILAVNDAVRPRRLIVMDCDTRVTQVQTFERGEAVELLPVLGGGGTSFVDPFRRLAHEGIHPAFLVYLTDMDGAFPGEEPAYPVLWASTTPLKRARQAPFGEMVEVIC, from the coding sequence ATGGATCCGCGTATCTCGAAGCAGCGCACCGCGCTTGTGCTGGACCAGCCGTTTTTCGGCGCGCTGGCCCTGCGCCTGAAGGTCATCGAGGATCCGTCCTGCACGACGTTCTGGACGGACTCGGTGTCGATCGGCTACAACCCGACGTATCTTGCAAGCCTGAACGATCTGGAAACGCGCGGAGTGCTGGCCCATGAGGTCCTGCACGTGGCCAATGGCCACTGCTGGCGTCAGGGCGATCGCGATTCCGACCTGTGGAATGACGCGTGCGATCACGCGATCAATCCGATCATCGTCGATGCCGGCATGCTGTTGCCAAAAGGCGTGCTGATGGATGCACGCTTTCGTGGCATGTCGGCCGAGGAGATCTACGGCATCCTCGCGCAGGAGAAGCGGCAGAAGCAGAAGCAGCAGGGGGAAGGGCAGAAGGATGGTGGCAAACCGGGAGGGCAGTCTGGCCAGCAGGCAGGCGATCCGCCCGGGGGCAGCAGCCCGCCGCAATCCGCGAACGGCGCGAACACACCGTCCGAGGGCTCTGACCCCGCTGCGTCTGCCGATACCGCTCCCTCCTGTGGCGAGGTCCGTCAGTACGCGGCCGACGACCGGGCGAAGCAGGAAGCCGAATGGAAGGTTGCCGTGCATCAGGCCGCGAAAGCGGCCCAGATGCGCGGCGGCATGCCAGGTGCCCTGCAGGGGATGATCGCGCAGGCGGTCGAACCGGCTGTCGACTGGCGTGCGATCCTGCATCGCTTTGCGCAGGAATCGTCGCCAACCGACTACAGCTTCGCGATGCCGAACCGTCGCTATCTGCACATGCGTCTGTATCTGCCGTCGCTGCACGAGCCGGCTGTAGGCGATGGCGTGTTCGTGCGCGATGCCAGCGGCTCGGTGTGGGACGAAACGCAGGCGCAGTTCGCGGCGGAAATCCTTGCCGTGAACGACGCGGTGCGCCCGCGCCGGCTGATCGTGATGGACTGCGACACGCGCGTGACCCAGGTGCAGACCTTCGAACGTGGCGAAGCGGTCGAACTGCTGCCGGTGCTGGGTGGTGGCGGCACCTCGTTCGTTGATCCGTTCAGACGACTCGCGCACGAAGGCATTCATCCTGCCTTCCTGGTTTATCTCACCGATATGGATGGTGCCTTTCCAGGCGAGGAGCCTGCTTACCCCGTGCTGTGGGCGTCCACGACGCCGCTCAAACGGGCAAGGCAGGCACCGTTCGGCGAAATGGTGGAAGTGATCTGTTAG
- a CDS encoding DUF3717 domain-containing protein, which translates to MNQPIPVEASPDVTKAAIEAAINVWRNRSPAPQGNDEPLVLCQQARALADVYGLMIVGRHASVPASSLSAAQLNALQTAFA; encoded by the coding sequence ATGAATCAACCGATCCCAGTAGAAGCATCTCCAGACGTCACGAAAGCAGCGATCGAGGCGGCCATTAACGTGTGGCGCAACCGCTCGCCAGCGCCGCAAGGCAATGACGAGCCGCTGGTTCTTTGCCAGCAGGCGCGTGCGCTCGCCGACGTGTACGGTCTGATGATCGTCGGTCGTCACGCGAGTGTGCCGGCATCGTCGCTCTCGGCGGCACAGCTGAACGCGCTGCAAACCGCCTTCGCGTAA